Within the Dehalococcoidia bacterium genome, the region TCATCCTTCACGCACTGATTCTAGCGCGGCATCCAGGCACGCGCCGTCCAGTGCATCGAACTTCCGCCGGCCGATCGCCGGGGCGATAATGCGCGGGTGGCGGATACAGGTACGCACACTCTGACCGTCGTCGGGCTCGGACCCGGCGATCCATCGCTGTTGACGCAGCAGGCGCGCGACATCCTCGCCGCCGCCGACGAGGTCTGGCTGCGGACGGCGCGCCATCCAACCGTCGCCGGATTGCCTCCCGGCCCCCGCTATCAGTCGTTCGACGAGATCTACGAGTCCGGCGCCTCCTTCGAGGACGTGTACCGACAGATCGTCGCGAGGGCGCTCGAACTGGCATCGCGGCCGGGCGGCCTCGTCTACGCCGTGCCCGGGCATCCGCTCTTCGGCGAGGCCACGGTGCGCGCGCTGCTCGATCGAGCGCCGGCGGAGGGCATCAGCACGGCCGTCGTACCCGGGATCAGCTTTCTCGATTCGGCAGCGGTCGCACTGGCATTCGATCCGCTCGCCGATGGCGTGCTGCTGCTCGACGCGCTCGCCTTCGCGCCGCATCGACGTCTGCTCGTGCCAGAACGCCCGACGATCGTCGCGCAGGTGTATGACCGCCGCGCAGCGTCGCAGACGAAGCTCGCACTGCTGGAGTCGTACCCGCCGCAGCACGCTGTGCGCGTCTTGCGGGCGTCAGGCACGGCGGACGCGCAGATCGCTGATACGACCGTCGAAGAACTGGACCGCACCGACGGCTTCGACCACCTGACGCTGCTCTACGTTCCGCCGCTTCCTCCGCTCGAAGACGTGCGTTCCTTCGAAGGCGTGCGCGCCGTCGTGGCGCGGCTGCGTGCGCCCGAAGGCGGCTGTCCGTGGGACCTGGAGCAGACGCACGAAACGCTGCGACGCTACCTGCTCGAAGAGGCATACGAGGCCGTCGATGCGCTCGACGCCGGCGAACCGAAGCGCCTGGCGGAAGAACTCGGCGACCTGCTGATGCAGATCGTGCTCCACGCCCAGGTCGCCGAGGACAACGGCGAGTTCGTCGTTGAAGATGTGTTCGCGTCGATCGCCACGAAGCTCATCCGCCGGCATCCGCACGTCTTCGGCGACCTGCAGGTCGCCGGATCCGACGAGGTGCTGCGAAACTGGGAGACGTTAAAGCAAAATGAGCGCGGCGACGAGCCACTCCTCGACCACGTACCGAAGGCTATGCCCGCGCTGCTCCAGGCGCAGTCCGTGCAAAGCCGCGCCGCAAAGGCGGGATTGGCGCCTCCGCCCCCCGACCCCTCTGCCGTCATCGCGGCGTTAGACGCCCTCAGCGACGACGGCGTGACCTCCTCGCCGGAACGGCTCGGCGAACTGCTGATGGGCATCGTCGCTCTCGCGCGCGACCGCGGGTTCGACGCCGAGGAGGCGCTG harbors:
- the mazG gene encoding nucleoside triphosphate pyrophosphohydrolase, producing MADTGTHTLTVVGLGPGDPSLLTQQARDILAAADEVWLRTARHPTVAGLPPGPRYQSFDEIYESGASFEDVYRQIVARALELASRPGGLVYAVPGHPLFGEATVRALLDRAPAEGISTAVVPGISFLDSAAVALAFDPLADGVLLLDALAFAPHRRLLVPERPTIVAQVYDRRAASQTKLALLESYPPQHAVRVLRASGTADAQIADTTVEELDRTDGFDHLTLLYVPPLPPLEDVRSFEGVRAVVARLRAPEGGCPWDLEQTHETLRRYLLEEAYEAVDALDAGEPKRLAEELGDLLMQIVLHAQVAEDNGEFVVEDVFASIATKLIRRHPHVFGDLQVAGSDEVLRNWETLKQNERGDEPLLDHVPKAMPALLQAQSVQSRAAKAGLAPPPPDPSAVIAALDALSDDGVTSSPERLGELLMGIVALARDRGFDAEEALRHAIGRYRAQVADAESARRTAG